A region from the Musa acuminata AAA Group cultivar baxijiao chromosome BXJ1-10, Cavendish_Baxijiao_AAA, whole genome shotgun sequence genome encodes:
- the LOC135595986 gene encoding bZIP transcription factor 44-like, with protein sequence MASPSATSSGSSRIGQSQSEEDLQALMNQRKQKRMLSNRESARRSRMRKQKHLDDLTAQVSQLRKENGQILTALSVTTQHYVGVEAENSVLRAQTMELTATLQSLSQILHYMRGIGSAIGDLVQPSDSFVRPWNLMGANQPMMMASADTSQLYC encoded by the coding sequence CCGGATTGGGCAGTCCCAGTCCGAGGAGGACCTGCAGGCTTTGATGAACCAGAGGAAGCAGAAGCGAATGCTGTCGAACCGGGAGTCAGCGCGCCGCTCCAGAATGAGGAAACAGAAGCATTTGGATGATCTAACGGCGCAGGTGAGCCAGCTGAGGAAGGAGAACGGCCAGATCCTGACCGCCCTCAGCGTCACCACGCAGCACTACGTCGGCGTGGAAGCCGAGAACTCCGTGCTCAGGGCCCAAACGATGGAACTCACCGCAACGCTGCAGTCACTGAGTCAGATCCTTCACTACATGCGTGGTATCGGCAGCGCCATCGGTGACTTGGTTCAGCCGTCGGATAGCTTCGTGAGGCCATGGAACTTGATGGGTGCGAACCAGCCCATGATGATGGCCTCCGCAGACACGTCTCAGCTGTACTGTTAG
- the LOC135595049 gene encoding protein CASPARIAN STRIP INTEGRITY FACTOR 1-like produces MRSEKEEKEKKERKNLRRSSGKFSIMVFVAPKKLTVLLIIVLASLPSIALAGRQTRIFGKYAAPAGSTMKDLSKHGLHQQQISIVHYRILKVNTKDYGSYDPSPSLSKPPFKLIPN; encoded by the exons ATGCGCTCggagaaggaggagaaggagaagaaggaaaggaagaatttGCGACGGAGTTCAGGGAAGTTTTCCATCATGGTCTTCGTGGCTCCCAAGAAGCTCACTGTCCTCCTAATTATCGTCTTGGCTTCACTTCCATCCATTGCATTGGCAG GGCGGCAAACAAGGATTTTTGGTAAATACGCAGCACCAGCGGGGTCCACGATGAAG GATTTATCCAAGCATGGGTTGCACCAGCAACAAATCTCCATTGTTCATTACAGGATTCTCAAAGTCAATACAAAAGACTACGGAAGCTACGATCCTTCTCCATCTCTTTCCAAGCCTCCTTTCAAGCTCATACCCAACTGA
- the LOC135595987 gene encoding uncharacterized protein LOC135595987 isoform X1 yields MGANCCVAVKDKPLPSPAQFDVSTYRNIRRSPTWSFRWDNRTHIEDAMDNAAQFSHHHSGNVGPQIRSESPTEAESLFVSGSPSDAFHLEKWHESPIRSGSAGKLKDVSADDQSIKSNSSRKSKGSLKLSYFASAPDVKFSKSVPSTPSSSSYKADPSSSRSCSLPSDPTSSRKACQSPGCQLSWQISDGSRIPSLHSLDENRKISVSVPSTPSSSSFQADPSSSTSCFVPLDPTSSRRACQSPGFQLCRQISDSRIPSLQSLNENSSPEGRHSFVLSFRSNELSTGGSHGESSDGWSMRTFSELVASSNRERWSFDSDNLTSSSSKITGSNPQQTTQVSPDQPTCKVCSKLLMEHCVVAVLVCGHIYHAECLEKMTTEIDRYDPTCPVCTHGEKSAAKLFKKAETKARNKLSRIGVADNEPHGDAICDRHKKVGDGPKMGASSSTQSSFGRSFLRQRFSIGRSSRSTTENESNRKKGFWERYWRE; encoded by the exons ATGGGGGCCAATTGTTGTGTGGCTGTGAAAGACAAACCCCTGCCGAGCCCAGCTCAGTTTGATGTTTCAACATATAGGAACATTAGACGCTCTCCTACTTGGAGCTTTCGGTGGGACAACCGAACACACATAGAGGATGCCATGGATAATGCTGCTCAATTTTCTCATCATCATAGTGGGAATGTTGGACCTCAGATTAGGAGCGAGTCACCCACTGAAGCTGAAAGCCTTTTTGTCAGTGGTAGTCCATCAGATGCTTTCCATTTAGAAAAGTGGCATGAATCTCCAATTAGGTCTGGGAGTGCTGGGAAGTTGAAAGATGTTTCTGCAG ATGATCAGTCCATCAAAAGCAATTCATCCCGCAAG AGTAAGGGCTCCCTTAAGTTGTCGTACTTTGCAAGTGCTCCAGACGTCAAATTTTCGAAATCAGTGCCTTCAACTCCTTCCTCATCTTCATACAAGGCAGATCCATCATCTTCCAGGAGCTGTTCTCTACCATCTGATCCAACTTCGTCAAGGAAGGCATGCCAATCCCCAGGCTGTCAACTCTCTTGGCAGATATCTGACGGCAGCAGGATACCATCTCTTCATTCCCTTGATGAGAACAGAAAAATATCAGTTTCAGTGCCTTCAACTCCTTCCTCATCTTCGTTCCAAGCAGATCCATCATCGTCTACGAGTTGTTTTGTACCCTTAGATCCTACTTCATCGAGGAGGGCATGCCAATCACCAGGCTTTCAACTCTGTCGCCAGATCTCAGATAGCAGGATACCATCTCTTCAATCCCTTAATGAGAACAGTTCTCCCGAAGGAAGGCACTCTTTTGTGCTCTCTTTCCGCAGCAATGAATTGTCTACAGGAGGTTCTCATGGTGAGTCTTCTGATGGATGGTCGATGCGGACCTTTTCTGAGCTTGTGGCTTCCTCAAATAGGGAGAGATGGTCATTTGACAGTGATAATCTTACCTCCAGTAGCAGCAAAATAACAGGATCAAATCCTCAGCAGACAACACAAGTCTCTCCTGATCAGCCGACTTGCAAAGTATGCTCGAAGCTATTAATGGAGCATTGTGTGGTTGCTGTTTTGGTTTGTGGACATATTTACCATGCTGAATGCTTGGAGAAAATGACGACTGAAATTGACCGCTATGATCCAACATGCCCTGTCTGTACACATGGAGAAAAATCTGCAGCAAAGCTATTTAAGAAAGCTGAAACGAAGGCTAGAAACAAGCTCTCCAGAATTGGAGTAGCTGACAATGAACCACATGGAGATGCTATCTGTGATCGTCATAAGAAGGTTGGTGACGGACCCAAGATGGGTGCCAGTTCTAGCACCCAATCGTCTTTTGGCAGGTCATTTTTGAGGCAACGTTTCTCTATTGGTAGATCTTCACGGTCAACAACTGAAAATGAATCTAACAGGAAGAAAGGCTTCTGGGAAAGATACTGGAGGGAATGA
- the LOC135595987 gene encoding uncharacterized protein LOC135595987 isoform X2, which produces MDNAAQFSHHHSGNVGPQIRSESPTEAESLFVSGSPSDAFHLEKWHESPIRSGSAGKLKDVSADDQSIKSNSSRKSKGSLKLSYFASAPDVKFSKSVPSTPSSSSYKADPSSSRSCSLPSDPTSSRKACQSPGCQLSWQISDGSRIPSLHSLDENRKISVSVPSTPSSSSFQADPSSSTSCFVPLDPTSSRRACQSPGFQLCRQISDSRIPSLQSLNENSSPEGRHSFVLSFRSNELSTGGSHGESSDGWSMRTFSELVASSNRERWSFDSDNLTSSSSKITGSNPQQTTQVSPDQPTCKVCSKLLMEHCVVAVLVCGHIYHAECLEKMTTEIDRYDPTCPVCTHGEKSAAKLFKKAETKARNKLSRIGVADNEPHGDAICDRHKKVGDGPKMGASSSTQSSFGRSFLRQRFSIGRSSRSTTENESNRKKGFWERYWRE; this is translated from the exons ATGGATAATGCTGCTCAATTTTCTCATCATCATAGTGGGAATGTTGGACCTCAGATTAGGAGCGAGTCACCCACTGAAGCTGAAAGCCTTTTTGTCAGTGGTAGTCCATCAGATGCTTTCCATTTAGAAAAGTGGCATGAATCTCCAATTAGGTCTGGGAGTGCTGGGAAGTTGAAAGATGTTTCTGCAG ATGATCAGTCCATCAAAAGCAATTCATCCCGCAAG AGTAAGGGCTCCCTTAAGTTGTCGTACTTTGCAAGTGCTCCAGACGTCAAATTTTCGAAATCAGTGCCTTCAACTCCTTCCTCATCTTCATACAAGGCAGATCCATCATCTTCCAGGAGCTGTTCTCTACCATCTGATCCAACTTCGTCAAGGAAGGCATGCCAATCCCCAGGCTGTCAACTCTCTTGGCAGATATCTGACGGCAGCAGGATACCATCTCTTCATTCCCTTGATGAGAACAGAAAAATATCAGTTTCAGTGCCTTCAACTCCTTCCTCATCTTCGTTCCAAGCAGATCCATCATCGTCTACGAGTTGTTTTGTACCCTTAGATCCTACTTCATCGAGGAGGGCATGCCAATCACCAGGCTTTCAACTCTGTCGCCAGATCTCAGATAGCAGGATACCATCTCTTCAATCCCTTAATGAGAACAGTTCTCCCGAAGGAAGGCACTCTTTTGTGCTCTCTTTCCGCAGCAATGAATTGTCTACAGGAGGTTCTCATGGTGAGTCTTCTGATGGATGGTCGATGCGGACCTTTTCTGAGCTTGTGGCTTCCTCAAATAGGGAGAGATGGTCATTTGACAGTGATAATCTTACCTCCAGTAGCAGCAAAATAACAGGATCAAATCCTCAGCAGACAACACAAGTCTCTCCTGATCAGCCGACTTGCAAAGTATGCTCGAAGCTATTAATGGAGCATTGTGTGGTTGCTGTTTTGGTTTGTGGACATATTTACCATGCTGAATGCTTGGAGAAAATGACGACTGAAATTGACCGCTATGATCCAACATGCCCTGTCTGTACACATGGAGAAAAATCTGCAGCAAAGCTATTTAAGAAAGCTGAAACGAAGGCTAGAAACAAGCTCTCCAGAATTGGAGTAGCTGACAATGAACCACATGGAGATGCTATCTGTGATCGTCATAAGAAGGTTGGTGACGGACCCAAGATGGGTGCCAGTTCTAGCACCCAATCGTCTTTTGGCAGGTCATTTTTGAGGCAACGTTTCTCTATTGGTAGATCTTCACGGTCAACAACTGAAAATGAATCTAACAGGAAGAAAGGCTTCTGGGAAAGATACTGGAGGGAATGA